Proteins from a single region of Nocardiopsis dassonvillei subsp. dassonvillei DSM 43111:
- a CDS encoding mandelate racemase/muconate lactonizing enzyme family protein, translating to MRVTEVGARAFRLPLHRSWDGGVDRNDVVVVRVATDSGLVGTGFAWTPLIGARAVAALVNDDLRPALVGAEAHPARWDELRWHLREAGTSGLTLMALAGVDIALWDLRARAAESSLVDLVGRRRESAPAYGSGVNLDYSLPDLVEQVRGWVEAGHVAAKVKVGSPDPARDAERVGAVREVLGPDRLLMVDANQRWDVPGAVRALDALEEFGPHFVEEPLPAEDLEAHARLRERTRVPFAVGENLRTAAEFERAVELGVCDVAQPNVVRVGGITPFLRIAESMARRGVPVAPHLLPELSGQLALCLPRVAMVEDIDRASFAALGALARPSGVEFDRGRVRADTGHGHGLVFADTLTPVADASP from the coding sequence GTGCGCGTCACCGAGGTCGGCGCCCGGGCCTTCCGGCTGCCGCTGCACCGCTCCTGGGACGGGGGCGTGGACCGCAACGACGTCGTGGTGGTGCGGGTGGCCACCGACTCCGGGCTGGTCGGCACGGGTTTCGCGTGGACCCCGCTGATCGGGGCCCGGGCGGTGGCCGCGCTGGTCAACGACGACCTGCGGCCCGCGCTGGTGGGCGCCGAGGCCCATCCGGCCCGGTGGGACGAGCTGCGCTGGCACCTGCGCGAGGCGGGCACCAGCGGGCTCACCCTGATGGCGCTGGCGGGGGTGGACATCGCCCTGTGGGACCTGCGCGCCCGCGCGGCGGAGTCGAGCCTGGTGGATCTGGTGGGTCGGCGCCGCGAGTCGGCGCCGGCCTACGGCAGCGGGGTCAACCTGGACTACTCCCTGCCCGACCTGGTGGAACAGGTGCGCGGCTGGGTGGAGGCCGGGCACGTCGCCGCCAAGGTCAAGGTCGGCTCGCCCGATCCGGCCCGGGACGCCGAGCGGGTGGGCGCGGTGCGCGAGGTACTGGGCCCGGACCGGCTGCTGATGGTGGACGCCAACCAGCGCTGGGACGTGCCCGGGGCGGTCCGGGCGCTGGACGCGCTGGAGGAGTTCGGCCCGCACTTCGTGGAGGAGCCCCTCCCGGCCGAGGACCTGGAGGCGCACGCCCGTCTGCGCGAGCGCACGCGGGTGCCCTTCGCCGTGGGTGAGAACCTGCGCACGGCCGCCGAGTTCGAGCGGGCCGTGGAGCTGGGGGTGTGCGACGTCGCCCAGCCCAACGTGGTGCGGGTGGGCGGCATCACCCCGTTCCTGCGGATCGCGGAGTCGATGGCGCGCCGCGGCGTGCCGGTGGCTCCGCACCTGTTGCCCGAGCTGTCGGGGCAGCTGGCGCTGTGCCTGCCCCGGGTGGCCATGGTCGAGGACATCGACCGGGCCTCCTTCGCCGCGCTGGGAGCGTTGGCCCGCCCCAGCGGGGTGGAGTTCGACCGGGGCCGGGTGCGCGCCGACACCGGCCACGGCCACGGCCTGGTGTTCGCCGACACGCTCACACCGGTCGCGGACGCTTCCCCCTAG